One stretch of Vibrio nitrifigilis DNA includes these proteins:
- a CDS encoding sigma-E factor negative regulatory protein, translating into MADKEKLSALMDGETIDKSFIQELVNDQEGLDAWKNYHLIGDVMRGEAPEKPEWNIAESVSLALENEPAHNARYTQSANVVDDTPLPIEAQPKPTKARRQLPAWLSQFGQVAVAACVSLVVIVGVQQYGSSDQTVASQSSDDQIPVLQTIPLSGKAEPVSLVTHEANDDRGESNIQEQRRRVNAFLQDYELQLRLNSESGVASQPSK; encoded by the coding sequence ATGGCTGACAAAGAAAAACTTTCAGCTCTCATGGATGGAGAAACGATTGACAAGTCCTTTATACAGGAATTGGTCAACGATCAGGAGGGGCTGGATGCGTGGAAAAATTACCATTTAATTGGTGATGTCATGCGTGGTGAGGCTCCCGAAAAACCAGAATGGAATATTGCTGAGAGTGTGTCTCTGGCGTTGGAAAATGAACCTGCGCACAATGCTCGTTACACACAAAGTGCAAATGTGGTGGATGACACACCATTGCCTATCGAGGCTCAACCTAAGCCAACGAAAGCTCGTCGTCAGTTGCCAGCTTGGTTGTCTCAGTTTGGACAAGTTGCGGTTGCTGCTTGTGTTTCGTTAGTTGTCATTGTTGGTGTTCAGCAATACGGCTCGAGTGACCAAACCGTTGCATCTCAGTCTAGCGATGACCAGATCCCAGTTTTGCAAACCATACCTTTATCTGGAAAGGCTGAACCCGTAAGTCTTGTCACTCATGAAGCGAATGATGATCGTGGTGAGTCGAATATTCAAGAGCAACGTCGTCGTGTGAACGCCTTTTTGCAAGACTACGAGTTGCAATTAAGACTGAATAGTGAGAGCGGTGTGGCCTCACAACCATCAAAATAA
- the rseB gene encoding sigma-E factor regulatory protein RseB, with the protein MKKFLISVLTLFSLSSTNYAFAEDSSAEALLHQMNRASQQLNYELSYILIKKNGLEPILYRHAREKSQQFAHLVYLSGPVREVIRRGDEVSYIEPGVDPFTIESSNMVAPLMPMLNSNVDQLGKYYDFVKVGRAREAGSPCQVLRIVPKDGLRYSYILWVDEHSDLPLRADLVDRNGEVLEQYRTISYSINDKIAKMMSGLNSVKLPEVLSIPKGNIKKAKWAVEWVPDGFKAMEINRYRMAITDRLVESQMFSDGLFSFSVYVSERDNHSLKNQLFRQGRRTLQTYVQGDNEISVIGDIPPATAQKVAQSVQFNRQGVN; encoded by the coding sequence ATGAAGAAATTTCTGATCAGTGTGCTGACGCTGTTCAGTTTGAGCTCGACAAATTATGCCTTTGCAGAAGATTCTTCTGCGGAGGCTTTGTTGCATCAAATGAACAGAGCAAGTCAGCAACTCAATTATGAGCTGTCTTATATCCTGATTAAGAAAAACGGCTTGGAGCCGATTTTATATCGTCATGCTCGAGAAAAATCCCAGCAGTTTGCCCATTTGGTTTATTTAAGTGGGCCGGTTCGAGAAGTGATTCGCCGCGGTGATGAGGTCAGTTATATTGAACCCGGTGTTGATCCCTTCACTATCGAGTCGAGTAATATGGTTGCTCCTTTGATGCCAATGCTTAATAGCAACGTTGATCAATTGGGTAAGTACTATGACTTTGTCAAAGTGGGTCGAGCTCGTGAAGCGGGCAGTCCTTGTCAGGTACTACGCATCGTTCCGAAAGATGGTTTGCGTTATTCTTACATTTTGTGGGTAGATGAACACAGCGATCTTCCGCTGCGAGCTGATCTGGTGGATCGTAATGGCGAAGTCCTCGAGCAGTATCGTACGATCTCATATTCGATCAACGATAAAATCGCTAAGATGATGTCTGGTTTAAACAGTGTTAAACTGCCCGAAGTGCTCTCCATTCCTAAAGGGAATATTAAGAAAGCCAAGTGGGCAGTCGAATGGGTACCTGATGGCTTTAAGGCAATGGAGATTAATCGTTACCGAATGGCGATTACTGATCGTTTAGTGGAAAGCCAAATGTTTTCTGATGGGTTGTTTAGTTTTTCTGTCTATGTGTCAGAACGAGATAATCACTCATTGAAAAATCAGTTGTTCCGCCAAGGGCGTCGAACTCTGCAAACTTATGTCCAGGGTGATAATGAGATCTCTGTGATTGGCGATATTCCTCCTGCAACGGCTCAGAAAGTTGCCCAGTCGGTGCAATTTAATCGTCAGGGAGTTAATTAA
- the rpoE gene encoding RNA polymerase sigma factor RpoE, whose translation MNEQLTDQVLIERVQNGDKQAFNLLVLRYQNKVCNLISRYVSNSGDVADVAQEAFIKAYRAIPTFRGDSAFYTWLYRIAVNTAKNHIVAQGRRPPATDVDAEEAEFYETGSALKEISNPENLTLSKELKGAVFSAIEALPEDLKTAMTLRELDGLSYEDIAQVMDCPVGTVRSRIFRAREAVEKRIRPLL comes from the coding sequence ATGAACGAGCAGCTGACCGATCAGGTATTGATTGAGCGAGTTCAGAACGGAGATAAGCAAGCTTTTAATCTTTTGGTACTTCGTTATCAAAACAAGGTCTGCAACCTTATTTCTAGGTATGTGAGCAATTCTGGTGATGTAGCTGATGTTGCGCAGGAAGCTTTTATTAAAGCATACCGCGCCATCCCAACGTTTCGTGGTGATAGCGCATTTTATACCTGGCTGTATCGCATAGCTGTCAATACTGCAAAAAACCACATCGTGGCTCAGGGGCGTAGACCTCCCGCTACTGATGTCGACGCTGAAGAAGCGGAATTTTATGAAACGGGTAGTGCATTGAAAGAAATTTCGAACCCTGAAAATCTGACGTTGTCCAAGGAATTGAAAGGGGCAGTGTTTAGTGCGATCGAAGCGCTACCTGAAGATTTGAAAACTGCGATGACGTTACGAGAGCTCGATGGCTTGAGTTACGAGGACATCGCGCAAGTAATGGATTGTCCCGTTGGAACGGTGCGTTCTCGTATCTTCCGTGCTCGTGAGGCAGTAGAGAAAAGAATTCGACCTTTGCTCTAA